The Kineothrix sp. MB12-C1 genome includes a window with the following:
- a CDS encoding RNA-binding S4 domain-containing protein: protein MEIIKLRDEYIKLGQALKAAGYVESGVEAKEVILDGYVKVNGQPEFQRGKKLYDKDVVEFDGKKILIQK, encoded by the coding sequence ATGGAAATAATAAAATTAAGAGATGAATATATCAAACTTGGCCAGGCATTAAAGGCTGCAGGTTATGTAGAATCCGGAGTAGAAGCAAAAGAAGTTATTTTGGATGGATATGTAAAGGTGAATGGACAGCCTGAATTCCAAAGAGGGAAGAAGCTATACGATAAAGATGTTGTGGAATTTGATGGAAAAAAGATTTTAATACAGAAATAA
- the recF gene encoding DNA replication/repair protein RecF (All proteins in this family for which functions are known are DNA-binding proteins that assist the filamentation of RecA onto DNA for the initiation of recombination or recombinational repair.), which translates to MIIKSLELMNFRNYDFLDLKFSEGTNILYGDNAQGKTNVLEAIYLSATTKSHKGSKDKDIVNFDSEESHIRTYVEKQGMEYKVDIHLRKSKSKGIAIDGQKIKKAADLLGLLNVVFFSPEDLSIIKNGPAERRRFVDMELCQLDNFYLYNLNHYNKIVNQRNKLLKDMYFNPELKETLNIWDSQLVSFGSKIIERRRIFVEQLNEIIYGIHKKLSGEREEILIKYEPDVEIDDFARMMKSSQEKDIRLKQTSIGPHRDDFCFLVDNIDIRKFGSQGQQRTAALSLKLSEIELVKKITKDTPILLLDDVLSELDSNRQNYLLGSIGDIQTIITCTGLDEFVNNRFEIDKVFRIVKGSVQD; encoded by the coding sequence ATGATTATTAAATCGTTGGAACTGATGAATTTCAGAAATTATGATTTTCTGGATTTAAAGTTCAGTGAAGGAACAAATATCCTGTATGGCGATAATGCTCAGGGAAAAACCAACGTATTGGAAGCCATTTATCTATCCGCAACTACAAAATCCCACAAAGGAAGTAAAGACAAGGATATTGTTAATTTCGATTCGGAAGAATCTCATATAAGAACCTATGTTGAGAAACAGGGTATGGAATATAAAGTAGATATTCATCTTCGTAAAAGTAAATCAAAAGGTATAGCAATTGATGGGCAGAAGATTAAAAAGGCTGCCGATCTTCTCGGTTTATTAAATGTTGTCTTTTTTTCTCCTGAGGATCTAAGCATTATTAAGAATGGGCCGGCTGAAAGAAGAAGATTTGTAGATATGGAACTTTGTCAGTTGGATAATTTCTATCTCTATAATTTGAATCATTATAATAAAATTGTAAATCAGAGGAATAAACTTCTAAAGGATATGTATTTTAATCCGGAACTAAAGGAGACTTTAAATATCTGGGATTCCCAGTTAGTATCCTTTGGAAGTAAGATTATAGAACGACGCCGTATTTTCGTAGAACAATTAAATGAAATTATCTATGGAATACATAAAAAGTTATCTGGAGAAAGAGAAGAAATTTTAATCAAATATGAGCCAGATGTGGAAATTGATGATTTTGCAAGAATGATGAAAAGTAGCCAGGAAAAGGATATACGTCTTAAACAAACATCGATAGGGCCCCATAGGGATGATTTTTGTTTTCTTGTAGATAACATAGATATTCGTAAATTCGGTTCTCAAGGGCAGCAAAGGACAGCAGCTCTATCTCTTAAATTATCCGAAATAGAATTAGTAAAAAAAATAACAAAAGATACTCCGATACTTCTTCTTGATGATGTATTATCGGAGCTTGACAGCAACAGACAAAATTACCTTCTTGGCAGCATTGGCGATATACAGACGATTATTACCTGTACCGGATTGGATGAATTCGTCAACAATAGATTCGAAATCGACAAAGTATTCCGGATAGTGAAGGGAAGCGTTCAAGATTAA
- the gyrB gene encoding DNA topoisomerase (ATP-hydrolyzing) subunit B has protein sequence MSNQNDYGADQIQILEGLEAVRKRPGMYIGSTSSRGLHHLVYEIVDNAVDEALAGFCDKIEVIINEDNSVTVTDNGRGIPVGINHKAGIPAVEVAFTILHAGGKFGGGGYKVSGGLHGVGASVVNALSDWLEVEICQNGKQYKQRYERGHVCYPLKEIGECPEEKSGTKVTFKPDSTIFQETTAYEFDVLKQRLREMAFLTKDLRIILTDMRVGEEEKPIVKEFHYEGGIKEFVSYLNRSKTPLYSSIMYFEGNKNGVYVEVAMQHNDSYMESSYSFVNNINTPEGGTHLIGFRNALTKTLNDYARNNRLLKENETNLSGEDIREGLTAIVSVKIEDPQFEGQTKQKLGNSEARGAVDNIVSEQLTYFLEQNPNVAKIICEKSILAQRARDAARKARDLTRRKTALEGMSLPGKLADCSDKDPVNCEIYIVEGDSAGGSAKTARSRATQAILPLRGKILNVEKARLDKIYANAEIKAMITAFGTGIHEDFDISKLRYHKIIIMTDADVDGAHISTLLLTFLYRFMPDLIKGGYVYLAQPPLYKLEKNKKVWYAYSDDELDTILQEVGRDQNNKIQRYKGLGEMDPEQLWETTMDPERRVLLRVTIDEEAESEIDLTFTTLMGDKVEPRREFIEENAKFVKNLDI, from the coding sequence ATGAGCAATCAAAATGATTACGGAGCAGACCAAATTCAAATATTAGAGGGTCTTGAAGCAGTAAGGAAAAGACCTGGTATGTATATTGGAAGTACCTCTTCAAGGGGACTTCATCATTTGGTATACGAAATCGTGGATAATGCCGTGGATGAGGCTCTTGCGGGATTTTGCGATAAGATAGAAGTTATTATTAATGAGGATAATTCGGTAACGGTTACCGATAATGGACGTGGTATTCCTGTAGGCATTAATCACAAAGCAGGAATTCCGGCAGTAGAGGTGGCATTTACGATTCTTCATGCTGGTGGTAAATTCGGCGGTGGAGGATATAAAGTTTCCGGCGGCCTTCACGGAGTAGGAGCTTCTGTTGTAAACGCTCTTTCTGATTGGCTGGAAGTGGAAATATGCCAAAATGGTAAACAGTATAAGCAACGTTATGAAAGAGGACACGTATGTTATCCCCTTAAGGAAATAGGAGAATGCCCTGAAGAAAAGAGTGGAACGAAGGTTACATTCAAGCCTGACTCTACTATTTTCCAAGAAACTACTGCTTATGAATTCGATGTATTGAAACAACGTTTAAGAGAGATGGCATTCCTTACAAAGGATCTTAGAATTATCCTTACTGATATGAGAGTGGGGGAAGAAGAGAAACCGATCGTTAAAGAATTCCACTATGAAGGTGGTATTAAGGAATTCGTTAGTTATTTAAATAGGAGTAAAACTCCTTTGTATAGCAGTATTATGTATTTTGAAGGTAATAAAAATGGTGTATATGTAGAAGTAGCGATGCAGCACAATGATTCTTATATGGAAAGTTCTTATAGCTTCGTTAATAATATTAATACACCGGAGGGCGGAACTCATTTAATTGGTTTCCGTAATGCCCTTACTAAGACCCTTAATGATTATGCAAGAAATAACAGATTACTTAAGGAAAATGAAACTAATTTATCCGGTGAGGATATAAGAGAAGGATTAACAGCTATTGTCAGTGTGAAAATAGAAGATCCTCAGTTTGAAGGACAAACGAAGCAGAAGCTTGGGAATAGCGAGGCAAGAGGTGCTGTCGATAATATTGTCAGTGAGCAGCTCACTTATTTCCTGGAGCAGAATCCTAACGTTGCCAAAATTATATGTGAAAAATCGATTTTGGCTCAGCGCGCTCGCGATGCGGCAAGAAAAGCGAGGGATCTGACGAGAAGAAAAACAGCTTTGGAAGGAATGAGCCTTCCCGGAAAGTTAGCAGATTGTTCGGATAAAGATCCGGTAAATTGTGAGATATATATCGTCGAAGGAGATTCCGCCGGCGGTAGTGCTAAAACTGCCAGAAGCCGTGCGACACAGGCAATTTTACCGCTTCGCGGTAAAATATTGAATGTGGAAAAAGCGAGGTTAGATAAAATATATGCCAATGCGGAAATTAAAGCGATGATTACTGCTTTCGGTACCGGTATCCATGAAGATTTTGATATTAGTAAGTTACGTTATCATAAGATTATTATTATGACGGATGCGGATGTGGATGGTGCACATATTTCCACCTTACTTTTAACGTTCCTTTATCGTTTTATGCCTGACTTAATCAAGGGAGGCTATGTGTATCTGGCACAACCCCCTCTTTATAAACTGGAGAAGAATAAGAAGGTCTGGTATGCTTACAGTGATGATGAGCTGGATACTATTCTTCAAGAAGTAGGCAGAGATCAGAATAATAAGATTCAGCGTTATAAAGGACTTGGCGAGATGGACCCTGAACAGTTATGGGAGACAACGATGGATCCTGAAAGAAGAGTTCTTCTTCGCGTTACGATAGATGAGGAAGCGGAATCGGAAATTGACCTGACTTTCACAACATTGATGGGTGATAAAGTAGAGCCGCGGCGGGAATTTATTGAAGAAAATGCTAAGTTCGTGAAAAACCTCGATATTTAG